In Novipirellula caenicola, one genomic interval encodes:
- the argS gene encoding arginine--tRNA ligase, with product MHLPNQFSVRFAEALKSFVEDPSPFASMIRSTNDPKFGDYQANCAMPLSKQIGKNPRELASEIVEKLDLDAVCEPPEIAGPGFINLRLKDSFLLQSLSEMLTDPRCLVSVADPKRKVIVDFSSPNVAKPMHVGHIRSTVIGDAIARTLAFLGHDVITDNHLGDWGTQFGIIIYGYKHFGDPEKVDKNPVAELAALYRLVNQLIEYRKAKRAVEQIPSQLNEAKSEVTAAEQSLQDAGEPKAQKQAKKTLASAKKKVEALQSQAESLREKIEAVESDPDLLAKANAHPDVDNAVLQETVKLHQGDSENIALWTKFLPHCKDEINRIYNRLNVTFDHTLGESFYHSMLEPVVEDLEKRGLARDSEGAVCVFLDEFDAPMIVRKKDGAFLYATTDIATLKYRLEELNPDEILYVVDSRQSEHFDKLFAVARKIGMENVKMVHVNFGTVLGENGKPLKTRSGTLIGLEGLLDDAVNRAREVVCNPERIEKIDPPMDDAEREQVAQVVGHGAIKYADLSHHRTSDYSFSLDKMVALEGNTSAYVQYAYARTQGILRKAGVADADVTSIDAELNEFTHPAERALAIRLLRFEEALVSVHQDYAPNALVDYLYETAKAYAVFNDNCHVLKAESEAIASLRLALVALTGRVIRLALSLLGIDVVARM from the coding sequence ATGCATCTCCCGAATCAGTTCAGTGTTCGTTTCGCTGAGGCACTCAAATCGTTCGTTGAAGACCCGAGTCCGTTCGCATCGATGATCCGTTCGACCAACGATCCAAAGTTTGGGGATTACCAAGCGAACTGTGCGATGCCGTTGTCGAAACAGATCGGCAAGAATCCGCGTGAATTGGCGTCCGAAATTGTCGAGAAACTGGATCTCGACGCGGTGTGTGAACCGCCGGAAATTGCGGGGCCTGGGTTCATCAACTTGCGGTTAAAAGATTCGTTCTTGCTGCAGTCGCTCTCGGAGATGCTGACCGACCCCCGTTGCTTGGTCTCGGTCGCCGACCCCAAACGCAAAGTGATTGTCGATTTTTCGTCACCCAACGTGGCTAAACCGATGCATGTCGGGCATATCCGCAGCACCGTGATTGGCGACGCGATCGCGCGAACGTTGGCCTTTCTCGGCCACGACGTAATCACCGACAACCATCTTGGGGATTGGGGAACTCAATTTGGGATCATCATCTACGGTTACAAACATTTTGGGGATCCGGAGAAAGTTGACAAAAATCCGGTCGCCGAACTCGCAGCACTTTATCGATTGGTCAATCAATTGATCGAGTATCGAAAAGCCAAGCGAGCGGTTGAGCAGATTCCGTCGCAATTGAACGAAGCAAAATCCGAAGTCACCGCAGCAGAACAATCGCTGCAAGACGCCGGCGAACCGAAGGCTCAGAAACAGGCGAAAAAGACCTTGGCATCGGCCAAGAAGAAAGTCGAAGCACTTCAATCGCAAGCCGAATCACTCCGTGAAAAAATCGAAGCGGTCGAAAGCGATCCCGACTTGCTGGCGAAAGCCAATGCACATCCGGATGTCGACAACGCGGTGCTTCAAGAGACTGTCAAGCTGCATCAAGGCGACAGCGAAAACATTGCGTTGTGGACTAAGTTCTTGCCGCATTGTAAGGACGAGATCAATCGCATTTACAACCGCTTGAATGTCACGTTCGATCACACGCTTGGCGAGAGTTTCTATCACTCGATGCTCGAACCGGTGGTTGAGGATTTAGAGAAGCGAGGACTCGCTCGCGACAGCGAAGGTGCCGTCTGCGTTTTCTTGGATGAATTCGACGCGCCGATGATCGTTCGAAAGAAGGACGGCGCGTTCTTGTATGCGACCACCGATATCGCCACGCTGAAATATCGTCTCGAAGAATTAAATCCCGACGAAATCCTGTACGTCGTCGACAGTCGTCAAAGCGAACACTTTGACAAGCTGTTTGCTGTAGCGCGAAAGATCGGGATGGAAAACGTGAAGATGGTCCACGTGAATTTCGGAACGGTGCTTGGTGAAAACGGCAAGCCGCTGAAGACCCGCAGTGGAACTCTGATCGGATTGGAAGGCCTGTTGGACGACGCGGTCAATCGCGCGCGCGAAGTCGTTTGCAATCCCGAACGGATCGAAAAAATTGATCCTCCGATGGACGATGCGGAACGAGAACAAGTGGCCCAGGTCGTCGGCCATGGCGCGATCAAGTACGCGGATTTGTCACACCATCGTACCAGCGATTACAGTTTCAGCTTGGACAAAATGGTGGCACTCGAAGGCAACACGTCGGCCTATGTTCAATACGCCTACGCACGCACCCAAGGCATCCTGCGGAAAGCGGGGGTGGCGGATGCGGACGTCACTTCGATCGATGCCGAGCTAAACGAATTCACGCATCCTGCCGAACGCGCGTTGGCCATTAGACTGCTGCGTTTCGAAGAAGCGTTGGTATCGGTACATCAAGATTATGCGCCCAACGCGTTGGTCGACTATCTCTACGAAACCGCAAAAGCGTACGCGGTATTCAATGACAATTGCCATGTCTTGAAAGCGGAAAGCGAAGCGATCGCTTCACTTCGTTTGGCTTTGGTAGCATTGACAGGCCGCGTTATTCGGTTGGCGCTGTCGTTATTGGGAATCGATGTCGTCGCCCGAATGTAG
- a CDS encoding GNAT family N-acetyltransferase: MISCRRATNADVDLFRSIRLRALQDSPGAFGSTYEAAIRRDHASWRDQILSTSDGIDRNTQFAFAADQCVGLAALYRDQDTASGEIVQMWVDPDQRGSPAASILLGQLRVWAAEVGIHHLVLSVTSINGRAIKFYEKQGFRSTGECLWTDPNRDLQGIRMTLTLASLRDE; encoded by the coding sequence ATGATCTCCTGTCGCAGAGCCACGAACGCCGACGTCGACTTGTTTCGAAGCATCCGGCTTCGCGCACTGCAAGACAGCCCTGGTGCGTTCGGCTCAACTTACGAAGCTGCGATCAGAAGAGATCATGCTTCGTGGAGGGATCAGATTCTTTCCACCAGTGATGGAATCGATCGCAATACTCAATTTGCCTTTGCCGCGGATCAGTGTGTCGGATTAGCTGCGTTGTACCGCGATCAAGACACTGCCTCTGGTGAGATCGTGCAGATGTGGGTTGATCCCGATCAGCGAGGTTCGCCGGCAGCGTCGATACTGCTGGGGCAACTGCGAGTCTGGGCCGCCGAAGTAGGCATTCATCATCTTGTTTTGTCGGTCACAAGCATCAACGGCAGGGCCATCAAGTTTTATGAAAAACAAGGGTTTCGTTCTACTGGAGAGTGTCTTTGGACTGACCCTAATCGTGATTTGCAAGGAATACGCATGACGCTCACGCTCGCCTCCCTACGCGACGAATAA
- a CDS encoding DUF2262 domain-containing protein yields the protein MTSTFKPPRIDRLTEVDSADCEYKQGVVEIEGVVSPSGQGGWSHSDDYDVHCFSFSAWRYPGQPIVSKDLTILRPVAPDADWFSEYPKLSIRRIRVMVATDESRAIFAGKATQMADKEVLVDMAKELAKPVVITTERFGDLTLNRSIDRFEGEVNWNGESIRINFHTDKTQDISAGLEVAGKLFDEQLSWKQKVDDYAVQELLLVKNDVWLDDNESPLTADQFKSRMTLQSISIHPDGEFNFWHDDGDLFWGHSIQISGSLEEGLTQADIPG from the coding sequence GTGACATCCACATTCAAACCACCCCGTATTGACCGTCTTACCGAAGTCGATTCGGCCGATTGCGAGTACAAGCAGGGCGTTGTTGAAATAGAGGGTGTCGTCTCGCCGAGTGGCCAAGGAGGATGGTCCCACTCTGACGACTACGACGTTCATTGCTTCAGCTTCTCTGCGTGGCGATATCCAGGGCAACCGATAGTGAGCAAAGACCTGACAATTCTTCGTCCAGTCGCCCCCGACGCTGATTGGTTTTCCGAATATCCAAAACTAAGCATTCGTCGCATACGAGTCATGGTAGCGACGGATGAATCACGCGCGATATTTGCCGGTAAAGCAACTCAAATGGCCGACAAAGAAGTTCTCGTGGACATGGCGAAAGAACTGGCAAAACCGGTGGTGATCACAACCGAACGATTTGGTGATCTAACTCTTAATCGTTCAATCGACCGGTTTGAAGGGGAAGTGAATTGGAATGGAGAGTCAATTCGAATTAATTTCCATACGGATAAGACCCAAGATATCTCAGCAGGTCTGGAGGTCGCTGGGAAACTTTTCGATGAACAACTATCTTGGAAGCAAAAGGTTGATGATTATGCAGTGCAAGAGTTGTTGCTGGTGAAAAATGACGTTTGGCTCGACGACAACGAGTCACCACTGACAGCCGATCAATTCAAATCACGAATGACACTACAATCAATTTCCATCCATCCAGATGGGGAATTTAATTTTTGGCACGATGATGGCGATCTGTTTTGGGGACATTCGATCCAGATTTCAGGATCGCTCGAAGAGGGGCTAACTCAGGCGGACATCCCCGGCTGA
- a CDS encoding sialate O-acetylesterase, with protein sequence MIRITNLLVVVYVTLGCISPAIAEKPLKIYIMAGQSNMVGTGGISTFDHIGDDPATAPLLDKMLGPDGKPRICDRVWISSLNGKMNQYGGEGFGRLTAGYGVRREDPTKPDDFIGPEYLFGITMEESYDGPILIIKTAWGGQNLCVDYRPPGAGPYVLNDQQVEMYRERGKLDQIRTQRKEATGRNYRYMVEHVRKVLGDIKRVYPDYDPDAGYELSGFVWFQGWNDFVDTATYPDSRGEKQYNEYSELLAQFIRDVRKDLDAPELPFVVGVIGVYGDFTPGTFRVVNQSDRRMKLFRKAMAAPAAMEEFKGSVVAVPTAPFRENSLGFIEQKQQQVQAMGRQLAKKHPGSANADGSMTPEQRKAYLDDYRSKLLTPEEIALWARATSIGGFVHYYGSAKFHAQAGKAFAEAFLEMEGSVGDTETRSEE encoded by the coding sequence ATGATACGAATTACAAACCTCCTTGTTGTTGTCTATGTCACCCTTGGCTGCATCAGTCCAGCGATAGCAGAGAAACCGCTGAAAATTTACATCATGGCTGGGCAGTCAAATATGGTGGGCACGGGAGGGATCTCGACCTTTGACCATATCGGAGACGACCCGGCAACCGCGCCCTTGCTTGACAAGATGCTTGGTCCCGACGGTAAACCAAGAATCTGTGACCGGGTATGGATCTCGTCGCTCAATGGCAAGATGAACCAATACGGCGGCGAAGGATTTGGTCGGTTGACAGCCGGTTACGGCGTCCGCAGGGAGGACCCCACGAAACCCGATGATTTCATCGGTCCTGAGTATCTGTTTGGCATCACCATGGAAGAGTCATACGATGGGCCGATCTTGATCATCAAAACCGCTTGGGGCGGTCAAAACCTGTGCGTCGACTACCGACCACCCGGGGCTGGCCCTTACGTACTGAACGACCAACAAGTCGAGATGTACCGCGAGCGGGGCAAGCTTGATCAAATAAGGACGCAGAGAAAAGAGGCGACGGGACGGAACTATCGCTACATGGTGGAGCATGTCAGGAAGGTGCTGGGCGACATCAAGCGAGTCTATCCGGACTACGATCCCGACGCAGGCTATGAACTGTCAGGGTTCGTTTGGTTCCAGGGGTGGAATGACTTCGTTGATACGGCCACTTACCCCGATAGTCGTGGTGAAAAGCAATATAATGAATACAGCGAACTGCTGGCTCAATTCATCCGGGATGTTCGTAAGGATCTGGACGCCCCCGAGCTGCCGTTTGTGGTGGGGGTGATTGGAGTCTATGGAGATTTCACGCCGGGGACGTTCCGGGTGGTGAACCAATCCGACCGTCGCATGAAGCTGTTTCGCAAGGCCATGGCAGCGCCGGCAGCGATGGAGGAATTCAAAGGCAGCGTCGTTGCAGTTCCGACCGCACCGTTTCGAGAAAACTCGCTCGGATTTATCGAGCAGAAACAGCAGCAAGTGCAAGCCATGGGCAGGCAATTGGCGAAAAAGCACCCTGGTAGCGCAAACGCAGACGGATCGATGACCCCAGAGCAGAGAAAAGCTTATCTGGATGATTACCGATCGAAACTGCTCACTCCGGAAGAGATTGCGTTATGGGCTCGCGCGACCTCGATCGGCGGCTTCGTTCACTATTACGGCTCAGCCAAGTTTCATGCCCAGGCAGGTAAGGCATTCGCAGAGGCGTTCTTGGAGATGGAAGGGAGTGTGGGAGACACGGAGACACGGAGTGAGGAGTGA
- the rsfS gene encoding ribosome silencing factor: MSQPSRAIRPHGVEYSRKLATAAAKVALENKGQDVMVLDVCGQTAEFDLFVIATGSSRRQLHAISEQIDDVLEKTLGDQRLGIEGYQDSHWIVLDYGSVVIHLFDEETRDYYDLESLWADGKPIPLEELGLKPNA; encoded by the coding sequence ATGTCTCAGCCTTCGCGGGCCATTCGGCCTCACGGAGTCGAATACAGCCGCAAACTGGCAACCGCCGCCGCCAAGGTGGCGTTGGAAAACAAAGGCCAAGACGTGATGGTTTTGGACGTTTGCGGACAAACCGCCGAATTTGACCTGTTCGTGATCGCGACCGGGTCGAGCCGGCGTCAATTGCACGCGATCAGCGAACAAATCGACGATGTTTTGGAAAAAACGCTCGGCGATCAACGTTTGGGCATCGAAGGATACCAGGACAGTCATTGGATTGTGCTGGACTACGGCAGCGTCGTGATCCACTTGTTCGACGAAGAAACCCGCGACTACTACGATCTCGAATCGCTGTGGGCCGACGGCAAACCCATCCCGCTCGAAGAATTAGGTCTGAAGCCGAACGCCTAA
- a CDS encoding thioredoxin family protein yields MNDSCSSTLLLLSLVVACASGCSAAAGFGFGRTVSNDQTGVVEPTEQIQPNAIADSQATESTEPIAAANTTAAEQPVTPVSATDSATSTSATLASLKTTSATKRPAMMILPSSGDLDAVLAEADGNVLLDFYADWCGPCRKQSEILHELESTAAEHNTLIVKIDVDEHKQIAREMQVSSLPTLVMVKDGEIVKRESGITRKGELVHWMR; encoded by the coding sequence ATGAACGATTCATGCTCAAGTACCCTCCTGTTGTTATCGCTCGTCGTCGCATGTGCGAGCGGGTGCAGCGCAGCAGCCGGCTTTGGGTTTGGCCGCACCGTTTCAAACGATCAAACTGGGGTGGTAGAGCCAACCGAACAGATCCAGCCAAACGCGATAGCGGACTCGCAAGCCACGGAGTCAACCGAGCCGATCGCCGCTGCCAACACAACCGCCGCTGAACAACCAGTTACCCCCGTCTCGGCAACCGATTCGGCCACAAGCACATCAGCGACCTTGGCGAGTTTGAAAACAACGTCTGCTACCAAGCGACCCGCAATGATGATATTGCCAAGCAGCGGTGATCTCGACGCCGTGCTGGCCGAAGCCGACGGCAACGTGTTGTTGGACTTCTATGCCGATTGGTGTGGTCCGTGCCGCAAGCAGAGCGAAATCCTGCACGAATTAGAATCGACTGCTGCCGAACACAACACCTTGATCGTGAAAATCGATGTCGACGAACACAAACAGATCGCTCGCGAAATGCAGGTCTCGAGTCTGCCGACGTTGGTGATGGTCAAGGATGGCGAGATCGTCAAGCGAGAATCCGGAATCACTCGCAAAGGCGAACTCGTCCACTGGATGCGATGA